A single Streptomyces sp. Edi2 DNA region contains:
- a CDS encoding DUF2269 family protein — MTKLFLALHVLAAIIAVGPVTVAAGMFPRVLRRAQRDPRDSAARSGLRILHRICRAYATIGIAVPVLGLATAGSLGVLSSPWLIASVVLTAGAAAVLALLVLPCQDSALAAVEAAADLAGAPIPGHQAAGRLAMLTGLFNLLWATVTVLMIIRPGSTTGA; from the coding sequence GTGACAAAGCTCTTCCTTGCGCTGCACGTCCTGGCCGCCATCATCGCCGTGGGGCCGGTCACCGTCGCCGCCGGCATGTTCCCCCGGGTCCTGCGCCGCGCCCAGAGGGATCCGCGGGACAGCGCCGCCCGCAGCGGCCTGCGCATCCTGCACCGCATCTGCCGCGCATACGCCACCATCGGCATCGCCGTACCCGTTCTGGGGCTCGCCACCGCCGGCAGCCTCGGCGTTCTGAGCAGCCCCTGGCTGATCGCGTCCGTGGTGCTCACCGCGGGTGCCGCCGCGGTCCTGGCGCTGCTCGTCCTGCCCTGCCAGGACAGCGCACTCGCCGCGGTCGAGGCCGCGGCGGACCTCGCCGGCGCCCCGATTCCCGGTCATCAAGCCGCGGGCCGGCTGGCGATGCTCACCGGCCTCTTCAACCTGCTGTGGGCAACCGTCACCGTCCTGATGATCATCAGGCCCGGATCCACCACGGGAGCATGA
- a CDS encoding DUF3817 domain-containing protein: MRMRPRPLWSAAQLELVSLIVLLANLATVHLRSLAALMGPLHGCAYLFVVIAAWRHESADSTAKAAAVIPGIGGLLAHRRIDRTRNPAFRGRGLP, encoded by the coding sequence ATGCGCATGCGTCCACGCCCGCTGTGGTCCGCCGCCCAGCTCGAACTCGTCTCACTGATCGTGCTGTTGGCCAACCTCGCCACCGTCCACCTGCGGTCCCTCGCCGCCCTGATGGGCCCCCTCCACGGCTGTGCCTACCTCTTCGTCGTGATCGCGGCATGGCGCCATGAGAGCGCCGACAGCACGGCCAAGGCGGCGGCGGTCATCCCCGGCATCGGCGGTCTCCTCGCCCACCGCCGGATCGACCGTACGAGGAATCCGGCCTTCCGGGGGCGCGGCCTCCCGTAG
- a CDS encoding PfkB family carbohydrate kinase, producing the protein MTFQQVSEPYDAYDVLVVGGSGVDTVVSVAALPVPLADSYAVPPLHEGAGHTGTGVALGCAALGLTTGFVDFLGDDHPGRLVRERLAGTGVDFRPLLSPHGTRRAVNLVASDGRRMSFYDGRDPVELRMPPEHYLPPLRRARHVHLSIMHFARFLYDDIEALGIPVSTDLHDWDGLTDHHREFALRSDLVFLSTAGAGERIGSVMREILHEGRAEAVIATAGAGGAYLLTTDDRTPRLVPPAVPPGPVVDSNGAGDAFTCGFLYGRLAGRDLDECARLGAIAGAYACTSPGTHTRLAGPEDLHSALTPAAPLNSTAPATAPPSTAPPGDGQPLAGPPDARVSPAGA; encoded by the coding sequence GTGACATTCCAGCAGGTTTCTGAGCCGTATGACGCCTACGACGTACTCGTCGTCGGCGGGTCGGGCGTGGACACCGTCGTGTCGGTCGCCGCGCTGCCCGTACCGCTCGCCGACTCCTATGCGGTCCCCCCTCTTCACGAAGGGGCGGGACACACCGGCACCGGCGTCGCGCTCGGCTGCGCGGCGCTCGGGCTCACCACGGGATTCGTGGATTTCCTCGGCGACGACCATCCGGGCCGCCTGGTCCGTGAGCGGCTGGCCGGTACCGGCGTCGACTTCCGGCCGCTGCTCTCGCCGCACGGCACCCGGCGGGCGGTCAACCTCGTGGCCTCCGACGGCCGCCGGATGTCGTTCTACGACGGCCGTGACCCGGTCGAGCTGCGGATGCCGCCCGAGCACTATCTCCCCCCGCTGCGCCGGGCCCGGCACGTCCATCTGTCGATCATGCACTTCGCCCGGTTCCTCTACGACGACATCGAGGCTCTGGGCATCCCCGTCTCCACGGATCTGCACGACTGGGACGGACTGACGGACCATCACCGCGAGTTCGCGCTCCGCTCGGACCTGGTGTTCCTCAGTACGGCGGGGGCGGGCGAGCGGATCGGCTCCGTCATGCGGGAGATCCTGCACGAGGGGCGGGCCGAGGCGGTGATCGCGACGGCCGGGGCGGGCGGCGCCTACCTCCTCACCACCGACGACCGCACCCCACGCCTGGTCCCGCCCGCGGTCCCGCCCGGCCCGGTCGTGGACAGCAACGGCGCGGGCGACGCCTTCACCTGCGGGTTCCTCTACGGCCGGCTGGCGGGCCGGGATCTCGACGAGTGCGCGCGCCTGGGTGCGATCGCGGGGGCGTACGCCTGCACCTCGCCGGGCACCCACACCCGCCTCGCCGGACCGGAGGACCTGCACTCGGCTCTCACCCCGGCGGCGCCCCTCAACTCGACGGCGCCGGCCACCGCACCGCCCTCCACCGCACCGCCCGGCGACGGGCAGCCGCTCGCGGGTCCGCCGGACGCCCGGGTCTCCCCCGCGGGCGCGTAG
- a CDS encoding SGNH/GDSL hydrolase family protein, whose translation MADDSKYFSNGAHGAIGSYAAVGDSFTEGVGDPGPDGAYIGWADRLAVLLSDQQAEGDFRYANLAVRGRLLDQVVEEQVPRAKKLAPALVTFCAGGNDILRPGSDPDAVAERYEAAVADLRQEVGTVLLCTGFDTRGVPVFKHLRGKIATYTAHVRAIADRHDCPVLDLWSLKSVQDRRAWDGDRLHLSADGHTRVALRAGQVLGLRVPADPDQPWPPEAERSAAEARRDNIHWAREHLVPWIGRRLRGESSGDHVEPKRPDLLPL comes from the coding sequence GTGGCAGACGATTCGAAGTACTTCAGCAACGGCGCCCACGGCGCCATCGGGTCGTACGCAGCCGTCGGGGACAGCTTTACAGAGGGGGTCGGGGATCCCGGCCCTGACGGGGCGTACATCGGTTGGGCGGACCGCCTGGCGGTCCTTCTCTCGGACCAGCAGGCCGAAGGGGACTTCCGCTATGCGAACCTCGCGGTCAGGGGGCGGCTCTTGGACCAGGTCGTCGAGGAGCAGGTGCCCCGGGCGAAGAAGCTCGCCCCCGCTCTGGTGACGTTCTGCGCCGGCGGCAATGACATCCTGCGGCCCGGTTCGGACCCGGACGCGGTCGCCGAGCGCTATGAGGCGGCGGTCGCCGATCTGCGGCAGGAGGTCGGTACGGTCCTGCTCTGCACCGGCTTCGACACCCGCGGCGTCCCCGTCTTCAAGCATCTGCGCGGCAAGATCGCCACGTACACGGCGCATGTCCGGGCCATCGCGGACCGGCACGACTGCCCGGTACTGGACCTGTGGTCGTTGAAGTCGGTGCAGGACCGGCGGGCCTGGGACGGCGACCGGCTGCATCTCTCCGCCGACGGGCACACCCGGGTGGCGCTGCGCGCGGGGCAGGTGCTCGGACTGCGGGTGCCGGCCGACCCGGACCAGCCGTGGCCGCCGGAGGCGGAGCGGTCGGCCGCCGAGGCGCGGCGGGACAACATCCACTGGGCGCGGGAGCACCTTGTCCCGTGGATCGGGCGCCGGCTGCGCGGTGAGTCGTCCGGTGACCATGTCGAGCCCAAGCGGCCCGATCTGCTGCCGCTGTAG
- a CDS encoding helix-turn-helix domain-containing protein, whose amino-acid sequence MHTVAVLALDKVIPFDLSTPIEAFTRTRLPDGRPGYQVRVCAERPEVDAGAFTLRAPWGLEGLAGADTVIVPGTADPAAPLPPAVHDALNEAAAHGTRIASICSGTFPLAASGLLDGMRATTHWAAAGMLAAAYPDIEVDPDVLYVDNGQILTSAGAAAGLDLCLHLIRRDYGSAVAADAARLSVMPLEREGGQAQFIVQPYPAAPRGSALEPLLTWLQDNLARDLTLADIAARADTSTRTLIRRFREQTGTTPLQWLHRARVRQAQHLLETTAHPVERIGAQVGFGSPTAFRDRFKRTTGVSPQTYRRTFQ is encoded by the coding sequence ATGCATACCGTGGCCGTTCTGGCGCTCGACAAGGTGATCCCCTTCGACCTCTCCACCCCGATCGAGGCCTTCACCCGCACGCGCCTGCCGGACGGCCGCCCCGGCTATCAGGTCCGCGTCTGCGCCGAGCGGCCCGAGGTCGATGCCGGTGCGTTCACGCTGCGTGCGCCGTGGGGGCTGGAGGGGCTGGCGGGCGCGGACACCGTCATCGTTCCCGGCACCGCCGACCCGGCCGCCCCGCTCCCGCCCGCCGTCCATGACGCGCTGAACGAGGCCGCCGCCCACGGCACCCGCATCGCCTCCATCTGCTCGGGCACCTTCCCCCTGGCCGCTTCCGGGCTCCTCGACGGGATGCGCGCCACCACCCACTGGGCGGCGGCCGGCATGCTGGCCGCCGCCTACCCGGACATCGAGGTCGACCCCGATGTCCTCTACGTCGACAACGGGCAGATCCTCACCTCGGCCGGTGCCGCCGCCGGACTGGACCTGTGTCTGCATCTGATCCGCCGCGACTACGGATCGGCCGTCGCCGCCGACGCCGCCCGGCTGTCGGTCATGCCTCTGGAACGAGAGGGCGGACAGGCCCAGTTCATCGTCCAGCCCTACCCGGCCGCACCCCGCGGCTCTGCCCTCGAACCTCTGCTGACCTGGCTGCAGGACAACCTGGCCCGCGATCTCACCCTGGCCGATATCGCCGCCCGCGCCGACACCAGCACCCGTACCCTGATCCGCCGCTTTCGCGAACAGACCGGCACCACACCGCTCCAGTGGCTGCACCGCGCCCGTGTCCGCCAGGCGCAGCATCTGCTCGAAACCACCGCGCATCCCGTCGAACGCATCGGCGCCCAGGTGGGCTTCGGCTCACCCACCGCCTTCCGCGACCGCTTCAAACGCACCACCGGCGTCAGCCCCCAGACCTATCGCCGCACGTTCCAGTGA
- a CDS encoding SAM-dependent methyltransferase, producing MNEQDISPGVPEGTVHEIGPYVQGPEASGFPAEEIDTSRPHPARMYDYYLGGWDNYEVDRVAAERVIEVHPQVRLSARANRAFMRRAVRELTACGIRQIIDIGTGIPTSPNTHEVARETAPDTRVVYVDNDPIVATHAGARLTNTERTGFVLGDVRDPKALLDHPTVRELIDFDRPVALLLVAVLHFVRDDEDPAGLIATLAEALPAGSHLVLSHATGEPYEAYAAGRTDEQARDGVVNVYKSATASLNLRSKAEIAPLFGPFALLEPGVVRVPLWRPDGPVPGAQELNNTIFYGGVGRKG from the coding sequence ATGAACGAGCAGGACATCTCCCCGGGGGTACCGGAGGGCACGGTCCATGAGATCGGACCGTACGTCCAGGGGCCGGAGGCCTCGGGCTTCCCTGCCGAGGAGATCGACACCAGCCGGCCGCATCCGGCCCGGATGTACGACTACTACCTCGGCGGCTGGGACAACTACGAGGTCGACCGGGTGGCCGCGGAGCGCGTCATCGAGGTCCACCCCCAGGTCCGGCTCAGCGCCCGCGCCAACCGGGCCTTCATGCGGCGGGCGGTGCGCGAACTGACCGCCTGCGGCATCCGCCAGATCATCGATATCGGCACCGGCATCCCCACCTCCCCCAACACCCATGAGGTGGCCAGGGAGACCGCTCCCGACACCCGCGTCGTGTACGTCGACAACGACCCGATCGTCGCCACCCACGCCGGGGCCCGGCTGACCAACACCGAACGCACCGGATTCGTGCTCGGCGACGTCCGCGACCCCAAGGCGCTGCTCGACCACCCCACCGTCCGGGAACTGATCGACTTCGACCGTCCCGTGGCGCTGCTGCTGGTCGCCGTACTCCACTTCGTCCGGGACGACGAGGATCCCGCCGGCCTCATCGCCACCCTGGCCGAGGCGCTGCCCGCAGGCAGCCATCTCGTCCTGTCGCATGCGACCGGGGAGCCCTACGAGGCCTATGCGGCGGGCCGCACGGACGAGCAGGCGCGCGACGGCGTCGTGAACGTCTACAAGAGCGCCACCGCCTCCCTCAACCTGCGGTCGAAGGCCGAGATCGCGCCGCTCTTCGGGCCGTTCGCCCTGCTGGAGCCGGGGGTGGTACGGGTGCCGCTGTGGCGTCCCGACGGCCCGGTGCCCGGTGCGCAGGAGCTCAACAACACCATTTTCTACGGCGGGGTGGGCCGCAAGGGCTGA
- a CDS encoding tyrosine-protein phosphatase — translation MTQQTPQVPQAQPELAEVRNFRDVGGLPTVDGRRVREGRLFRSGHLAHATETDAAFLAGLGLHTIFDFRNASDIKLEGPDVTLPGVRNVNIPLTDPADGAEFWAMVRDGELDQLRSALGDGKAAARMAKTYRHIITTRTEDHSRVLNALAEDSVPALMHCAAGKDRAGLSVAVTLLAVGVERDAIEADYLKSNDPHRRYKIRRSDNSAVGMSQEVMELLAPLFGAHTDYLAAAYDAIEQTWGSTEKYLTDGLKLAPATRERLRDRLLTD, via the coding sequence GTGACGCAGCAGACGCCGCAGGTCCCACAGGCCCAGCCCGAGCTCGCGGAGGTCCGCAACTTCCGCGATGTGGGCGGTCTGCCGACCGTGGACGGGCGTCGCGTACGGGAGGGGAGGCTGTTTCGCAGCGGACACCTCGCCCATGCGACCGAGACGGATGCCGCATTTCTGGCCGGCCTCGGGCTGCACACCATCTTCGACTTCCGCAATGCCTCGGACATCAAGCTGGAAGGCCCCGATGTCACGCTGCCCGGCGTGCGCAATGTGAACATCCCGCTCACCGACCCGGCTGACGGCGCGGAATTCTGGGCCATGGTGCGCGACGGTGAGCTGGACCAGCTGCGCTCCGCGCTCGGCGACGGCAAGGCCGCGGCCCGGATGGCCAAGACCTACCGCCACATCATCACCACCCGCACCGAAGACCACAGCAGGGTGCTGAATGCGCTTGCCGAGGACAGCGTCCCTGCGCTGATGCACTGTGCGGCCGGCAAGGACCGCGCCGGCCTGTCCGTTGCCGTGACCCTGCTCGCGGTCGGCGTGGAGCGGGACGCCATCGAGGCGGACTACCTCAAGTCCAACGATCCCCACCGGCGCTACAAGATCCGCCGCTCCGACAACTCCGCGGTCGGGATGTCGCAGGAGGTTATGGAGCTGCTTGCGCCGCTGTTCGGGGCACACACCGACTACCTCGCGGCCGCCTACGACGCCATCGAGCAGACCTGGGGCTCGACGGAGAAGTACCTCACCGACGGCCTGAAGCTGGCGCCCGCCACCCGCGAGCGGCTGCGTGACCGGCTGCTGACGGACTGA
- a CDS encoding helix-turn-helix transcriptional regulator: MADPRSAGAPTVLRVVLGKRLQDLREKAGISFERAAAALDVTHATIRRMEKAEVGLKLPYVEKLLATYGVTDEGEIEGFLSLAREANKPGWWHRFRDVLPEWFSAYVSLESEANLIRAYQPHYVPGLLQTEDYAAAVLRAGMPHASAADIDRIVALRMERQSLLTREGAPMLWVVMDETVLRRPIGGAQVMRDQITRLMEATALPNVRLQVMPFAAGPHPAMYGPFHIFRFPIPELPDMAYAESLVGAVYFDQRNDVSQFLEALDRMCAQAAPAHTTEAILGGFRKEI; the protein is encoded by the coding sequence GTGGCGGACCCACGGTCGGCAGGTGCACCGACCGTCCTGCGGGTGGTGCTCGGCAAGCGACTGCAGGACCTGCGCGAGAAGGCGGGAATCTCCTTCGAACGGGCCGCCGCGGCCCTCGATGTGACCCACGCCACGATACGACGTATGGAAAAGGCCGAGGTCGGCCTCAAGCTCCCCTACGTCGAGAAGCTGCTCGCGACCTACGGCGTCACCGACGAGGGCGAGATCGAGGGCTTCCTCTCCCTCGCGCGCGAGGCCAACAAGCCCGGCTGGTGGCACCGGTTCCGGGACGTCCTTCCCGAGTGGTTCAGCGCTTACGTCAGCCTGGAGAGCGAAGCCAACCTCATCCGGGCCTATCAACCGCACTACGTCCCGGGGCTGTTGCAGACCGAGGACTACGCCGCCGCCGTCCTGCGGGCCGGCATGCCGCACGCCTCCGCGGCGGACATCGACCGCATCGTCGCGCTGCGCATGGAGCGGCAGTCGCTCCTCACCCGTGAGGGCGCACCGATGCTGTGGGTGGTCATGGACGAGACCGTGCTGCGGCGGCCGATCGGCGGGGCCCAGGTGATGCGCGACCAGATCACCCGGCTGATGGAGGCCACCGCACTGCCGAACGTCCGCCTGCAGGTCATGCCCTTCGCCGCGGGTCCGCACCCCGCCATGTACGGCCCCTTTCACATTTTCCGCTTCCCGATTCCGGAACTCCCGGACATGGCCTACGCGGAAAGCCTCGTCGGAGCCGTGTACTTCGACCAGCGCAACGACGTCTCGCAGTTCCTGGAGGCCCTGGACCGGATGTGTGCGCAGGCCGCGCCGGCACACACCACCGAGGCCATTCTGGGTGGCTTTCGCAAGGAGATCTGA
- a CDS encoding ATP-binding protein has translation MASSNNAPSLGRCGGFVAQYPQDAFHLPARRTSVPEARRRVSALLHEWGAAQHVHDDVELVVSELFTNALRHTDSEKVGCELALFGAHIRIEITDQGGPEDSAPHVQPGSVDKECGRGLFLVGALSDSWGSRPADSGRGRVVWADLPYSSLAH, from the coding sequence GTGGCTTCCTCCAACAACGCTCCCTCGTTAGGGCGCTGTGGCGGCTTCGTCGCCCAGTACCCGCAGGACGCGTTCCACTTGCCGGCGCGGCGCACCTCCGTTCCCGAGGCGCGCAGACGCGTCAGTGCGCTGCTGCACGAGTGGGGCGCGGCTCAACACGTCCATGACGACGTGGAGTTGGTGGTTTCCGAGCTGTTCACCAACGCGCTGCGGCACACCGACAGCGAGAAGGTCGGCTGCGAACTCGCCCTTTTCGGGGCGCACATACGCATAGAGATCACGGACCAGGGCGGCCCGGAGGATTCGGCGCCGCACGTCCAGCCCGGCAGCGTGGACAAGGAGTGCGGACGAGGACTGTTCCTCGTCGGCGCGCTCTCCGACAGCTGGGGATCGCGGCCCGCCGACAGCGGCCGGGGCCGGGTCGTCTGGGCGGATCTGCCGTACTCCTCGCTCGCCCACTGA
- a CDS encoding DJ-1/PfpI family protein produces the protein MHAQIVLFDGFDPLDVVAPFEVLHAGGAATDGAVRVELVSAEGPREVVSGTGGLALRATAALDPERADLIVVPGASGRVGEPGEVPDPETGDLTPDDSIPAVLGRTLQTGLPPLLRAAMDRPGLTVGAVCGGSLILAMAGLLEGRHATTHHMGMDLLDATGAQAVRARVVDDGDLVTGAGVTSGLDLGLYLLEREVGPKVAHAVEELFAHERRGVVWRNRGRAPTAR, from the coding sequence ATGCACGCCCAGATCGTCCTGTTCGATGGTTTCGATCCGCTCGATGTCGTCGCCCCCTTCGAGGTCCTGCACGCCGGAGGCGCCGCCACCGACGGGGCGGTGCGTGTGGAGCTGGTATCCGCCGAAGGACCGCGTGAAGTGGTCAGCGGCACCGGCGGGTTGGCACTACGGGCCACGGCCGCCCTCGATCCGGAGCGGGCCGACCTCATCGTGGTGCCCGGCGCTTCGGGCCGCGTCGGGGAGCCGGGCGAGGTGCCCGATCCGGAGACCGGCGACCTGACACCGGACGACTCCATCCCCGCCGTGCTGGGCCGCACCCTGCAGACGGGCCTGCCGCCGCTCCTCCGGGCCGCCATGGACCGGCCCGGGCTGACGGTCGGCGCGGTGTGCGGCGGCTCGCTCATCCTCGCCATGGCCGGGCTCCTGGAGGGACGCCATGCGACGACCCATCACATGGGTATGGACCTGCTGGACGCCACCGGTGCGCAGGCGGTGCGGGCCCGCGTGGTCGACGACGGCGATCTGGTCACCGGCGCGGGGGTGACGTCCGGCCTGGACCTGGGGCTCTACCTGCTGGAACGCGAGGTGGGACCCAAGGTCGCGCACGCCGTGGAGGAGCTGTTCGCCCACGAGCGCCGCGGCGTCGTCTGGCGCAACCGAGGGCGGGCACCCACCGCGCGCTGA
- a CDS encoding DUF397 domain-containing protein — MDRIRIYNGMPAKELGTEGWHKPWSGGNGGECVEAMRLGDGRIALRQSTDPDGPALIYTHHEMVSFIEGAKAGHADFLLAAAPGRRSERRTA; from the coding sequence ATGGATCGCATACGCATCTACAACGGCATGCCCGCCAAGGAACTGGGCACTGAGGGCTGGCACAAGCCGTGGAGCGGCGGAAACGGCGGCGAGTGCGTCGAGGCCATGCGGCTGGGCGACGGCCGGATCGCGCTGCGCCAGTCGACCGACCCGGACGGCCCGGCGCTGATCTACACCCACCACGAAATGGTGAGTTTCATCGAGGGCGCGAAGGCCGGCCACGCCGACTTCCTGCTCGCGGCGGCGCCGGGCCGGCGGTCCGAGCGGAGGACGGCATGA
- a CDS encoding MBL fold metallo-hydrolase, whose protein sequence is MTGSRPRRTRLSALRPAAFGAVPTGERLARLRRSPQFVDGQFRNPVETRQLLHGSALPMVRTQLSREGRRRRAPAGRIPVYRPTAADGTEPPASGLRLTWMGHSSVLVEIDGQRVLFDPVWSERCSPFGWAGPKRMHPVPIGLDELEPVDVVVISHDHYDHLDMPTVQGLTGSGAAFVVPLGVGADLEFWGVPAERITELDWHESTRIGGLTLAATPAQHFCGRGLRGPQHTLWASWVVAGPDHRIYHSGDTGYFSGFAEIGAAYGPFDATMIQIGAYSDYWPDIHMDPEQGVQSHLDLQGHAPGGVLLPIHWGTFNLAPHPWAEPAEWTLTAARKAGVTSAHPRPGEPFEPADPPAVYPWWRAIAVPPAHGWPAWQPAVSPTDVDLVADR, encoded by the coding sequence GTGACCGGTTCCAGACCCCGTCGTACCCGACTCTCCGCGCTGCGGCCGGCGGCTTTCGGCGCTGTGCCCACCGGGGAGCGGCTGGCCAGGCTGCGCAGGTCGCCCCAGTTCGTGGACGGCCAGTTCCGCAATCCCGTGGAGACCAGGCAGCTGCTCCACGGCTCCGCGCTGCCGATGGTGCGTACCCAGCTGAGCCGGGAGGGGCGGCGGCGCCGGGCGCCGGCCGGCCGGATCCCGGTCTACCGTCCGACCGCCGCGGACGGGACCGAGCCGCCCGCCTCCGGGCTGCGGCTCACCTGGATGGGTCATTCGAGCGTACTGGTCGAAATAGACGGGCAGCGGGTGCTCTTCGACCCGGTCTGGAGCGAGCGCTGTTCACCGTTCGGCTGGGCGGGCCCCAAGCGGATGCATCCGGTCCCCATCGGGCTGGACGAGCTGGAGCCGGTCGATGTCGTGGTGATCTCCCATGACCACTACGACCATCTCGACATGCCGACGGTCCAGGGCCTGACCGGCAGCGGCGCGGCCTTCGTCGTTCCGCTCGGTGTCGGTGCCGACCTGGAATTCTGGGGTGTGCCCGCGGAGCGGATCACCGAGCTCGACTGGCACGAGTCCACCCGCATCGGCGGGCTGACCCTCGCCGCCACCCCCGCGCAGCACTTCTGCGGCCGCGGTCTGCGCGGCCCGCAGCACACCCTGTGGGCCTCCTGGGTGGTCGCAGGACCCGATCACCGGATCTACCACAGCGGCGACACCGGCTACTTCTCCGGCTTCGCGGAGATCGGCGCGGCGTACGGCCCGTTCGATGCGACGATGATCCAGATCGGCGCCTACAGCGACTACTGGCCGGACATCCACATGGATCCCGAGCAGGGGGTGCAGTCCCACCTCGACCTGCAGGGCCACGCGCCCGGCGGTGTGCTGCTGCCGATCCACTGGGGCACGTTCAACCTTGCACCGCACCCGTGGGCGGAGCCCGCCGAGTGGACCCTGACCGCCGCCCGGAAGGCCGGGGTCACCAGCGCCCACCCCCGGCCGGGCGAGCCGTTCGAGCCCGCCGACCCGCCGGCCGTCTATCCGTGGTGGCGGGCGATTGCGGTGCCCCCCGCCCATGGCTGGCCGGCCTGGCAGCCGGCGGTTTCCCCCACCGACGTGGATCTCGTCGCCGACCGCTGA